CCACGCGTGCGCGTCGACTCGGGCTCGGTCTCGGCCAGCGTCACGCTGGCTGCGCTGACTTCGACCAGCGGCATCGTGGTCAGCGAGGCCAGCTCGCTGATGGATGCCAGCGCGTTCGGCATGGCCGTGGACGGCGACGACGTGGCAAGCTTCGATTACGACAGCGCGATCGCACGCCGCGTGCGCGGCTTCGAAGACGAGATCGCCGAAGCGTGCGCGCGCTTCGTCTCCAAGTGCACGGCAGGCCTCGGCGCCGGGCGCGGCGAGAGCTTCCGCGGCCCCATCGTGCTGTCGCCCGAGGCAGTGGCCGAGTTCCTGCTGCCGACGCTGATCTCGGCGCTGACCGCCGATGCCGTGCGAAAGGGGCGCAGTCCGCTGGCCAATCGCATCGGCGGCTCGGTCGCCTCTCCTCTTCTGTCGCTCTGGGACGACGGGCGCGTGCCGGGCGGCGCCTCTTCCAGCGCATTCGATCGCGAGGGCCTGCCGACGGCGAGGCGCGCGCTGATCGCGTCCGGGATGCTGCAGGGCCTTCTCTACAACCATTACGAAGCGCGCGCGGCCGGCGGCGAGGCGCGCAGCACCGGCAATGCGGTCGGGTCGGTCACTTCGCTGCCGAGCGTGGGACCGCACCGCCTCGAGGTGGAGCCGGGCTCCACGGCGATGGATGCGCTCGTCGACGGCCATGAGCGGGCAGTGTGGGTCGGGCGCTACTCGGGCAGCACCAACGCGGTGACCGGCGATTTCTCGGGTGTGGTCAAGAACGGCTTCCTCATCGAAGCCGGAGAGCGCCGGCCGGTGCGCGAGGTCCTGATCGCCGGAAACGTCTTCGAGCTGCTCGGCAGGATCTCGGCGATCTCGCGCGAGCGCCGAGACGTCAGCGGCAGCGTGCTGGTCCCGGCGATGCGCGCCGAGGACGTCTCGATCACGGCGGGCTGAAGCGTCGCGCGCTCCGCGCCCCGATCCGCCGACCTTACTGCAGATAACCGAGCGACTGCAGGCGGCGCCGATTGATGGGGCTGAGGTTGGCCGGAGGCGCCGGTGCGACGCGCCGCAAGGAAGCATGATCCCGGACCGCATCGGCCAGCTCCTGAGCCCAGCGCGGTCCCCTGCCGGCCTGCATGAGATTGCGCGTCTCGCGCGGGTCCCTCGAAAGATCGTAGGCCTCGAGCGTGCCGGCGGCCGGATGGAAGATGACCTTGCGGTCCATCTCGCGCACCGCGAACGCCGGCGCACCCCAGTCGATGAGGCTGCCGTCGTCGAGCAACCGCAGCGGGCGCCGCGCCTCGATGAAACGCCTCGGCATCGCCGCCTCCTCGTCGCCCGTCAGAAGCGACGCGAACGAGCGTCCCTGCATCGACGCCGGCGCATCGATGTCGAGTAGCTCGAGCACCGTACGCGCGAGGTCGACGAGGCCGACCGCTGCGTGCGCCGCTCTGGCGCGGCCGATGCGCTCGTTGCGCAGGAGCAGAGGCACGCGCACCGCTTCCTCGTACAGATGCGTCCCATGGCCGCCGGCGCCGTGCTCGAAGAACTCCTCGCCATGGCCCGAGGTCAGCACGTAAAGCGACTCGTCCTGGACGGTGCGGCCGTCGAGGATGCCGAGCAGCTTGCCGAGCGCCTCGTCGGCGCTTCTGACCTGCTCGACCATCGAGGCCAGCTCGCGGCGGCGCGCGGACTCGCTGCGTACGTCGGCTCCGGTGTGCACGGGGCGCGTACGGTAGGTGTGCACGAACAGGAACAGCGGCTCCGCGCTGTGCTCGTCCAGATACGCGGCTGCGCGGGCCAGGGCGTCCGCGTTGGCCGGGGAAATGCGCTCGGTCTTGCCTTCGTCGTAGAGGTCGAACCCGCGCGCGAAGCCTGCCTCGGCCGCCAGCGCGCCGCCTTCGGTGAATGCGGCCGTGCGCCAGCCCCGCGCCTGCAGCACGCGCGCCAGCGTTTCCACCGATGACGACAGGCGGTGCCGTTCGTCGACGACTCCGTGCGCCGGCGGCGTCAGCCCCGTCAGCAGCGTCATGTGCGCAGGCAGCGTCGTCACCGACTGCGTCACCGCCTGCATCATGACGGCGCCGCTGCGGAAGAAGCGGTCGATGGCGGGAGTGGCATCGCCGCCCGAATAGAGGCCGACGCTGTTGACGCGAAGCGAATCCAGCGACACCAGCAGGAGCAGAGGGAACGCGCGCCGCTTCTCCTCGCGTTCGAGTTCGGCGGCGCCCCAGACCACGCCAGCTGCGGCATCGGTCTTGTCGGCGGGCCGGCTGCGGAACGCGAAGCGCACCCGACGACCAGCCACGTCGGAGACACTCTCGACCGCTTCCTTCCAATCGGTGCGGCCGGCGCCGGGTCGGACCCGGCGCCGGAAGATCGTCGCGGCCGGCCTGGATGGGTCGAGCTCATCGCGCGTCTCCACGACCAGATCCATCGGCGTGTCCTGCCGCTCATCGCCGCGCAGCGCGAACGAGAAGCGCAGCCGCGACCCGCGCGCCACCTCGACCGGCTGCGTGACGATCTCCTGCCAGTCCGAACCGTGCGCACCGCGCGCGTGAACCTCGGTGACCACGGGTCCTTCGGGCAGGTCGGGGAAAACGAACGTCTTTGCGACGAGCAGACCTTTGCCGGGCGTGTAGCGCAGCGTGCCACGCAGACTCATCCGCTTCCCGTCCTGCACGTAGACGTCGAGCTCGTGCGGCTGCGCCGCCATCGACTGCGGAAGGCGCGCCTGCACGAACAGCTGGCCCTCCTCATCCACCCATACCGTGCGT
This is a stretch of genomic DNA from Candidatus Limnocylindrales bacterium. It encodes these proteins:
- a CDS encoding metallopeptidase TldD-related protein, translated to MNERTLLDMCHTLVEHARKAGADQAEAAAAWQHVVETHVENGVPHTVHSREETSFGLRVIVGSSQGFVTANDVEPDLLAERAAEAVAQARVTPADPAVGLPESRPVAPVPGLYDPEVGDVGAEETARLAGEMLARIRDLDPRVRVDSGSVSASVTLAALTSTSGIVVSEASSLMDASAFGMAVDGDDVASFDYDSAIARRVRGFEDEIAEACARFVSKCTAGLGAGRGESFRGPIVLSPEAVAEFLLPTLISALTADAVRKGRSPLANRIGGSVASPLLSLWDDGRVPGGASSSAFDREGLPTARRALIASGMLQGLLYNHYEARAAGGEARSTGNAVGSVTSLPSVGPHRLEVEPGSTAMDALVDGHERAVWVGRYSGSTNAVTGDFSGVVKNGFLIEAGERRPVREVLIAGNVFELLGRISAISRERRDVSGSVLVPAMRAEDVSITAG
- a CDS encoding sulfatase-like hydrolase/transferase, whose amino-acid sequence is MPAIATALLAMLAACLVGASPAPAAQTFRYTWREPLHAVDPATGHRLTAPRQPLDEDERDTLGVTGSMGISRRTVWVDEEGQLFVQARLPQSMAAQPHELDVYVQDGKRMSLRGTLRYTPGKGLLVAKTFVFPDLPEGPVVTEVHARGAHGSDWQEIVTQPVEVARGSRLRFSFALRGDERQDTPMDLVVETRDELDPSRPAATIFRRRVRPGAGRTDWKEAVESVSDVAGRRVRFAFRSRPADKTDAAAGVVWGAAELEREEKRRAFPLLLLVSLDSLRVNSVGLYSGGDATPAIDRFFRSGAVMMQAVTQSVTTLPAHMTLLTGLTPPAHGVVDERHRLSSSVETLARVLQARGWRTAAFTEGGALAAEAGFARGFDLYDEGKTERISPANADALARAAAYLDEHSAEPLFLFVHTYRTRPVHTGADVRSESARRRELASMVEQVRSADEALGKLLGILDGRTVQDESLYVLTSGHGEEFFEHGAGGHGTHLYEEAVRVPLLLRNERIGRARAAHAAVGLVDLARTVLELLDIDAPASMQGRSFASLLTGDEEAAMPRRFIEARRPLRLLDDGSLIDWGAPAFAVREMDRKVIFHPAAGTLEAYDLSRDPRETRNLMQAGRGPRWAQELADAVRDHASLRRVAPAPPANLSPINRRRLQSLGYLQ